A window from Streptomyces griseiscabiei encodes these proteins:
- a CDS encoding SCO4226 family nickel-binding protein, with product MTRFMDVHHDMKGITEEQLQAAHKADVDIQGDENVRFERAWADPQSGTVYCLSEAPSADAVQRIHERAGHKADEIHPVPLTI from the coding sequence ATGACCAGGTTCATGGACGTCCACCACGACATGAAGGGCATCACGGAGGAGCAGCTGCAGGCCGCGCACAAGGCCGACGTCGACATCCAGGGCGACGAGAACGTCCGCTTCGAGCGCGCCTGGGCCGACCCCCAGTCCGGCACCGTCTACTGCCTCTCCGAGGCACCCTCCGCCGACGCCGTCCAGCGCATCCACGAACGCGCCGGCCACAAGGCGGACGAGATCCACCCGGTGCCCTTGACGATCTAG
- the phoU gene encoding phosphate signaling complex protein PhoU, producing MRDAYHEELDSIGEGLVEMARLVGSAIGRATTAMLDADLKLAESVIEADQKVDDLQHDLEARAIALLARQQPVATDLRIVVTSLRMSADLERSGDLAQHVAKLTRLRFPDKTVPRDLHATILEMGQLAQRLMAKAAEVIITKDVDLALQLEQDDDAMDLLHRTLFQHLMDDRWKHGIETAVDVTLLGRYYERFADHAVSVAKRVVYLVTGEHADELQADIQPVTGVEGA from the coding sequence ATGCGGGACGCGTACCACGAGGAACTTGACTCGATCGGTGAGGGCCTGGTCGAGATGGCCCGACTGGTGGGGTCGGCTATCGGACGCGCCACGACGGCGATGCTCGACGCCGACCTGAAGCTGGCCGAGAGCGTGATCGAGGCCGACCAGAAGGTCGACGACCTCCAGCACGACCTGGAGGCCCGTGCGATAGCCCTGCTGGCCAGGCAGCAGCCGGTGGCGACGGATCTCCGGATCGTCGTGACCTCGCTGCGCATGTCGGCCGACCTGGAGCGCTCCGGCGACCTCGCCCAGCACGTGGCCAAGCTGACCCGGCTCCGCTTCCCCGACAAGACAGTGCCACGCGACCTGCACGCCACGATCCTGGAGATGGGCCAGCTCGCGCAGCGCCTGATGGCCAAGGCCGCCGAGGTGATCATCACCAAGGACGTCGACCTCGCGCTCCAGCTGGAGCAGGACGACGACGCGATGGACCTCCTGCACCGCACTCTCTTCCAGCACCTCATGGACGACCGCTGGAAGCACGGCATCGAGACCGCGGTCGACGTCACCCTCCTCGGCCGCTACTACGAGCGCTTCGCCGACCACGCGGTGTCCGTCGCCAAGCGGGTGGTGTACCTGGTGACGGGGGAGCACGCGGACGAGCTGCAGGCGGACATCCAGCCGGTCACGGGGGTGGAGGGGGCGTAG
- a CDS encoding sensor histidine kinase, whose amino-acid sequence MDVNAAVAAVAAIAGVLTGVIAMLAFRVSEREQKRPTRTSLHTDAVLPSGVDTVLSVLRSSAVVLDESDAVVKASSAAYALGLVRGGKLAVEPMMKMARETRRDGEIRQVELDLPRRGTGRGEALAVSARVAPLGSRLVLLLVEDLTEARRIEAVRRDFVANVSHELKTPVGALSLLSEAVMGASDDPEAVERFAGRMQIEATRLTNLVQELIDLSRVQNDDPLEDAEPVRVDELVAEAVDRCRHQAGTKQITMASNTGAPEGLPQGGGGRGTGGTAELRVWGNRGQLAAALGNLVENAVNYSPARTRVGIAARRVTAPGGDHIEIAVTDQGIGISDKDKERIFERFYRVDPARSRQTGGTGLGLAIVKHVAASHGGEVTVWSSEGQGSTFTLRLPEAGASRDRAAQHPDLDDEDGQPHTDPSPYGPYESHPAPEVLP is encoded by the coding sequence ATGGACGTGAACGCGGCGGTCGCCGCAGTGGCAGCGATCGCCGGAGTGCTCACCGGCGTCATCGCCATGCTCGCGTTCCGTGTCAGCGAGCGCGAGCAGAAGCGTCCCACCAGGACCTCGCTGCACACGGACGCGGTGCTGCCGTCGGGCGTCGACACCGTGCTGTCCGTGCTCCGCTCCTCCGCCGTGGTGCTCGACGAGTCGGACGCCGTCGTCAAGGCCAGCTCCGCCGCGTACGCCCTCGGGCTGGTGCGCGGGGGGAAGCTCGCCGTCGAGCCGATGATGAAGATGGCCCGTGAGACCCGCCGGGACGGCGAGATACGGCAGGTCGAGCTGGACCTGCCCCGGCGCGGCACGGGACGCGGCGAGGCGCTCGCCGTCTCCGCGCGGGTCGCCCCGCTGGGCTCCCGGCTGGTGCTGCTCCTGGTCGAGGACCTCACCGAGGCCCGCCGGATAGAGGCCGTGCGACGGGACTTCGTCGCCAACGTCAGCCATGAGCTGAAGACACCCGTCGGCGCGCTCTCCCTCCTCTCGGAGGCCGTCATGGGGGCGTCGGACGACCCCGAGGCGGTGGAACGGTTCGCCGGGCGCATGCAGATCGAGGCCACCCGGCTCACCAACCTCGTGCAGGAGCTGATCGACCTCTCCCGGGTGCAGAACGACGACCCGCTGGAGGACGCCGAGCCCGTTCGGGTGGACGAGCTGGTCGCCGAGGCCGTCGACCGCTGCCGCCACCAGGCCGGCACCAAGCAGATCACCATGGCCTCGAACACGGGAGCGCCCGAAGGGCTCCCCCAGGGCGGCGGCGGGAGAGGGACCGGCGGCACCGCCGAGCTGCGCGTCTGGGGCAACCGCGGTCAGCTGGCCGCGGCCCTCGGCAACCTCGTGGAGAACGCCGTCAACTACTCCCCGGCCCGCACCCGCGTCGGCATAGCCGCACGCCGGGTGACCGCGCCCGGCGGGGACCATATCGAGATCGCCGTGACCGACCAGGGCATCGGCATCTCGGACAAGGACAAGGAGCGCATCTTCGAGCGCTTCTACCGCGTCGACCCGGCCCGCTCCCGCCAGACCGGCGGTACGGGTCTCGGTCTCGCGATCGTCAAGCACGTGGCCGCCTCGCACGGCGGGGAGGTCACGGTGTGGAGCTCGGAGGGACAGGGCTCCACGTTCACCCTCAGGCTGCCGGAGGCGGGCGCGTCCCGTGACCGTGCGGCCCAGCACCCGGACCTCGACGACGAGGACGGACAGCCTCACACCGACCCATCCCCGTACGGACCGTACGAATCGCATCCCGCCCCGGAGGTCCTTCCGTGA
- a CDS encoding response regulator transcription factor, whose protein sequence is MTRVLVVEDEESFSDALSYMLRKEGFEVAIATTGPDGLDEFERNGADLVLLDLMLPGLPGTEVCRQLRGRSNVPVIMVTAKDSEIDKVVGLEIGADDYVTKPFSSRELVARIRAVLRRRGEPEEVTPAALEAGPVRMDVDRHVVTVSGSKVDLPLKEFDLLEMLLRNAGRVLTRMQLIDRVWGADYVGDTKTLDVHVKRLRAKIEPDPGAPRYLVTVRGLGYKFEP, encoded by the coding sequence GTGACCCGAGTGCTCGTCGTCGAGGACGAGGAGTCCTTCTCCGACGCCCTGTCCTACATGCTCCGCAAGGAGGGCTTCGAGGTCGCCATCGCGACCACCGGGCCCGACGGTCTCGACGAGTTCGAGCGCAACGGAGCCGACCTCGTCCTGCTCGACCTGATGCTGCCCGGTCTGCCGGGCACCGAGGTCTGCCGTCAGCTGCGCGGCCGTTCCAATGTCCCGGTGATCATGGTGACCGCCAAGGACAGCGAGATCGACAAGGTCGTGGGCCTGGAAATAGGAGCCGATGACTATGTCACCAAGCCCTTCTCCTCCCGCGAACTCGTCGCCCGTATCCGGGCCGTACTGCGCCGCCGCGGCGAGCCCGAGGAGGTCACTCCGGCCGCGCTGGAGGCCGGTCCCGTCCGGATGGACGTCGACCGTCATGTGGTCACCGTCTCGGGCTCCAAGGTCGACCTCCCCCTCAAGGAGTTCGACCTGCTCGAAATGCTGCTGCGCAACGCGGGCCGCGTCCTGACCCGGATGCAGCTCATCGACCGTGTCTGGGGCGCCGACTACGTGGGTGACACCAAGACTCTCGACGTCCACGTCAAGCGCCTCCGCGCCAAGATCGAGCCGGACCCGGGCGCGCCGCGCTACCTGGTGACGGTGCGCGGTCTCGGCTACAAGTTCGAGCCGTAG
- a CDS encoding copper chaperone PCu(A)C — MSSSLRRGALAAAVLAFSIASLAACAAGNNAQTLEVKPDNAATSVGDIKIQNAIVVTQPGAETKGPAVVSATLFNAATTDQTLDSVTVDGAGTAELTPAKGEGKGGKVVVPAGGSVILGGENNASAVLTDLTDTVKDGNAQQVTFTFSETGEVGLRAFVVPAEHYFEKWGPSDIPEAPTASASPSEETTGSPSPSGTGSPAADGTATEEEGTAAGSTASPSTSNSASEETAGH; from the coding sequence GTGAGCAGCAGCCTTCGACGCGGCGCACTCGCCGCCGCCGTCCTCGCGTTCTCGATCGCCTCACTCGCCGCGTGCGCCGCCGGCAACAACGCCCAGACCCTGGAGGTCAAGCCGGACAACGCGGCGACCAGCGTCGGCGACATCAAGATCCAGAACGCGATCGTGGTCACCCAGCCGGGCGCCGAGACCAAGGGTCCCGCCGTGGTCTCCGCGACGCTGTTCAACGCCGCCACGACCGACCAGACCCTGGACTCCGTCACCGTGGACGGCGCCGGCACCGCCGAGCTGACCCCGGCCAAGGGCGAGGGCAAGGGCGGCAAGGTCGTCGTCCCGGCCGGCGGCTCCGTGATCCTGGGCGGCGAGAACAACGCCTCCGCGGTCCTGACCGACCTCACCGACACGGTCAAGGACGGCAACGCCCAGCAGGTCACCTTCACCTTCAGCGAGACCGGCGAGGTCGGCCTGCGCGCCTTCGTGGTCCCCGCCGAGCACTACTTCGAGAAGTGGGGCCCGAGCGACATCCCCGAGGCGCCCACCGCCTCCGCCTCCCCGTCCGAGGAGACCACCGGCTCCCCGTCCCCCTCCGGCACGGGCTCGCCGGCCGCCGACGGGACGGCCACCGAGGAGGAGGGCACCGCCGCCGGCTCGACGGCCTCCCCGTCCACCTCGAACTCGGCCTCCGAGGAGACCGCGGGCCACTGA
- a CDS encoding CarD family transcriptional regulator gives MTFKVGDTVVYPHHGAALIEAIETRQIKGVDKTYLVLKVAQGDLTVRVPADNAEFVGVRDVVGQDGLDRVFEVLRAPYAEEPTNWSRRYKANLEKLASGDVIKVAEVVRDLWRRERERGLSAGEKRMLAKARQILVSELALAENTNEDKAEALLDEVLAS, from the coding sequence ATGACGTTCAAGGTTGGCGACACCGTGGTCTATCCCCATCACGGGGCCGCGCTGATTGAGGCCATCGAAACTCGCCAGATCAAAGGCGTGGACAAGACCTACTTGGTGCTCAAGGTCGCTCAAGGCGATCTGACGGTGCGTGTGCCAGCGGACAATGCGGAGTTCGTCGGTGTACGTGATGTGGTCGGCCAGGACGGCCTGGACCGGGTCTTCGAGGTGCTGCGCGCGCCGTATGCCGAGGAGCCCACGAACTGGTCGCGTCGCTACAAGGCAAACCTGGAGAAGCTCGCCTCCGGCGATGTCATCAAGGTCGCGGAAGTCGTGCGTGACCTGTGGCGTCGTGAGCGCGAGCGCGGACTGTCCGCCGGTGAGAAGCGCATGCTCGCCAAGGCCCGCCAGATCCTGGTGAGCGAACTCGCCCTCGCGGAGAACACGAACGAGGACAAGGCCGAGGCCCTGCTCGACGAGGTCCTCGCGTCCTGA